The Pantoea vagans genome includes a window with the following:
- a CDS encoding cysteine dioxygenase — protein sequence MSEYQHHRLRRFVSDLANLLDSQPDEATVLQQGSAWLGELIRHDDWLDEPYTQPHPDHYQQYLLYADAQQRFSVVSFVWGPGQQTPIHDHRVWGLIGMLRGAEISQSWQPGPHGLQPEGAPVRLNPGHVEAVSPTVGDIHRVSNAYDDRVSISIHVYGANIGAVKRAVYREDGSEKQFISGYSNRYLPNIWDLSHE from the coding sequence ATGAGTGAGTATCAACACCATCGTTTACGCCGCTTTGTCAGTGATCTGGCGAACTTACTCGACAGCCAACCCGATGAAGCCACGGTTTTGCAACAGGGCAGTGCCTGGCTGGGCGAGCTTATTCGCCATGATGACTGGTTAGATGAACCCTATACCCAGCCGCATCCAGACCACTATCAGCAATATCTGCTGTATGCCGATGCTCAGCAGCGCTTTTCGGTCGTGAGTTTCGTGTGGGGACCGGGCCAGCAAACACCGATTCACGACCATCGCGTGTGGGGCTTGATTGGCATGCTGCGCGGCGCGGAGATTTCACAATCCTGGCAGCCAGGGCCACATGGATTACAACCTGAAGGTGCTCCCGTGCGTCTCAATCCAGGTCATGTTGAAGCCGTCTCCCCCACCGTGGGTGATATTCACCGCGTGAGCAACGCCTATGACGACCGCGTCTCGATCAGCATCCACGTCTACGGTGCCAATATTGGGGCGGTAAAACGCGCGGTGTACCGCGAAGACGGCAGTGAAAAACAGTTTATCTCCGGTTACAGCAACCGCTATTTACCAAACATTTGGGATCTCTCACATGAGTAA
- a CDS encoding FlxA-like family protein, translating to MSTISSVSSISSASSGGGSTSQIASLNKQIQSLTQQVKDLADDDTLTDEQKSEEQQMLESQIAMVEAQIAQIEQQQAEKAQQKQEAQQPTAASATSAPKADGINRPTDTNQINVYV from the coding sequence ATGTCGACTATCTCAAGTGTAAGCAGCATCAGTAGCGCAAGCAGTGGTGGAGGTTCCACCTCACAAATCGCCAGCCTGAATAAACAGATCCAAAGCCTGACTCAACAGGTTAAAGATCTGGCAGATGACGATACCCTCACGGATGAACAGAAATCTGAAGAACAGCAGATGCTGGAATCACAGATTGCGATGGTAGAAGCGCAGATAGCGCAAATTGAGCAGCAGCAGGCAGAAAAAGCGCAGCAGAAGCAAGAAGCGCAGCAGCCGACTGCGGCCAGTGCCACCAGCGCACCGAAAGCTGATGGCATTAATCGTCCGACCGATACCAACCAAATCAACGTTTACGTCTAA
- a CDS encoding ABC transporter substrate-binding protein encodes MRLAALFAGVALALSALNPLLAADKVTLRLGDVKGDRFAALKASGELNNLPYDLKLTAFDSGAPVQEALNAGALDVGFTGDLPFLFVYAAGAPVKAVGAWQNNPDSIALLTRPNAGIHSLQDLKGKQIAVNRGGWGHYLLLGLLERAGLKPDDVTLRFLGPVDGRAALTSGAVSAWAPWEPYIATSTAVDGTVRVPDGGGKGIMSGYSYALARDEALNDAGKRKAIADLLARLAKAQIWAQQHPQEFAAVLGKTLNMPTNITSSWIADARIRPLVFDASLIPTLQQSADFFHRYQVLPKAIDVSKAFDFSLSAQANQVAQHAPGDKS; translated from the coding sequence ATGCGGTTGGCTGCCCTGTTTGCCGGTGTTGCACTGGCGCTATCTGCGCTTAATCCGTTGTTGGCGGCGGATAAAGTCACCCTGCGCTTAGGCGATGTGAAAGGCGATCGTTTTGCCGCGCTGAAAGCCTCTGGCGAGCTTAATAACCTGCCTTACGATCTCAAACTCACTGCTTTCGATTCCGGCGCACCCGTGCAGGAAGCACTGAATGCTGGTGCGCTTGACGTCGGCTTTACCGGCGACCTGCCGTTCCTGTTTGTCTATGCCGCTGGCGCGCCGGTTAAAGCCGTGGGCGCCTGGCAGAATAATCCTGACAGCATCGCCCTGCTGACGCGTCCGAATGCCGGGATCCACAGTTTGCAGGATTTAAAAGGCAAGCAAATCGCGGTGAATCGTGGCGGCTGGGGCCATTATCTGCTGCTGGGCTTGCTGGAACGAGCCGGATTGAAGCCTGACGATGTCACGCTGCGTTTCCTTGGCCCGGTGGATGGTCGTGCGGCATTGACGTCTGGTGCGGTATCGGCCTGGGCGCCGTGGGAACCGTACATCGCCACCTCAACGGCGGTGGATGGCACCGTGCGTGTCCCTGACGGCGGCGGCAAGGGAATTATGTCCGGTTACTCGTATGCCTTAGCGCGCGATGAAGCCTTGAATGATGCCGGTAAGCGTAAAGCCATCGCCGATTTGCTGGCACGTCTGGCAAAAGCACAGATTTGGGCGCAGCAGCACCCGCAAGAGTTCGCAGCGGTGCTGGGCAAAACACTCAATATGCCCACAAACATTACCAGCAGCTGGATTGCCGATGCGCGAATCCGCCCGCTGGTGTTTGACGCCAGCCTGATCCCTACGCTGCAACAGTCGGCAGACTTCTTCCATCGCTATCAGGTATTGCCCAAAGCGATTGATGTCAGCAAAGCCTTTGATTTCAGCCTGTCTGCGCAGGCCAACCAGGTTGCTCAACATGCGCCGGGAGACAAATCATGA
- a CDS encoding NupC/NupG family nucleoside CNT transporter, translated as MSHILHFLLALVVVAVLALLVSHDRKSIRIRYIVQLLVIEVLLAWFFLNSEAGLGFVKGFAGLFDHLLKYAAEGTNFVFGNMNEKGLAFFFLNVLCPIVFISALIGILQHFRILPWVIRGIGTVLSKINGMGKLESFNAVSSLILGQSENFIAYKDILGKMSQRRMYTMAATAMSTVSMSIVGAYMTMLQPKYVVAALVLNMFSTFIVLSLINPYRIDSEEDLQLQDLHKGQSFFEMLGEYILAGFKVAIIVAAMLIGFIALISGLNALFDLIFGISFQGVLGYVFYPFAWVMGVPSSEALQVGSIMATKLVSNEFVAMMDLQKIAGQLSPHAEGILSVFLVSFANFSSIGIVAGAIKGLHEEQGNVVSRFGLKLLYGSTLVSVLSAAIAGLVLAF; from the coding sequence ATGTCCCATATTTTGCACTTTCTTTTGGCATTAGTGGTGGTAGCCGTACTGGCCTTGCTGGTCAGTCACGATCGTAAGAGTATCCGTATTCGCTACATCGTACAGCTTCTGGTGATCGAAGTTTTGCTGGCGTGGTTCTTCCTTAACTCTGAAGCGGGCCTCGGCTTCGTGAAAGGGTTTGCCGGTCTGTTTGACCATCTGCTGAAGTACGCCGCAGAAGGGACCAACTTCGTGTTCGGTAACATGAATGAGAAAGGCCTCGCCTTCTTCTTCCTCAATGTTCTGTGCCCGATTGTGTTTATTTCCGCGCTGATCGGTATTTTGCAGCATTTCCGTATCTTGCCATGGGTGATCCGCGGCATCGGTACCGTGCTGTCTAAAATCAATGGCATGGGCAAACTGGAATCCTTTAACGCCGTAAGCTCTCTGATTTTGGGACAGTCAGAAAACTTCATCGCCTATAAGGATATCCTCGGCAAGATGTCACAGCGCCGCATGTACACCATGGCAGCGACCGCTATGTCGACTGTATCGATGTCAATCGTCGGTGCTTACATGACCATGCTGCAGCCAAAATATGTGGTTGCTGCGCTGGTGCTGAACATGTTCAGCACCTTTATTGTCCTGTCGCTGATTAACCCCTACCGCATCGACAGCGAAGAAGACCTGCAGTTGCAGGACCTGCATAAAGGTCAGAGCTTCTTTGAAATGCTGGGTGAATACATCCTTGCTGGTTTCAAAGTGGCGATTATCGTTGCCGCGATGCTGATTGGTTTTATCGCGCTGATTTCTGGTCTGAACGCCCTGTTTGACCTGATCTTCGGCATCAGCTTCCAGGGTGTGCTGGGCTACGTGTTCTACCCGTTTGCGTGGGTGATGGGCGTGCCGTCCAGCGAAGCGCTGCAAGTCGGCAGTATCATGGCGACCAAACTGGTTTCAAACGAATTCGTGGCGATGATGGATCTGCAGAAAATTGCCGGTCAGCTGTCACCGCATGCCGAAGGCATCCTGTCTGTGTTCCTGGTCTCCTTCGCTAACTTCTCGTCTATCGGGATTGTGGCGGGTGCAATCAAAGGTCTGCATGAAGAGCAGGGTAATGTGGTTTCTCGCTTTGGCCTGAAACTGCTGTACGGTTCAACCCTGGTGAGCGTGCTCTCTGCCGCTATCGCCGGGCTGGTTCTGGCCTTCTGA
- a CDS encoding LysR family transcriptional regulator, giving the protein MNYTLRQLRTFVAVAQQGSFSQAGQAIGLSQSAVSHSIKELEAEMGVRLLDRTTREVMLTEAGHQLASRIERLLEELNTTVLDVRSYGEQRSGTVRVAASQTPSANLMPQCLAGSQQRYPDIRVILHDRAQQSVLQSVRNAEVDFGIVIGPLAEADFDAEDILQEPFLLLCHQDDVLAQVEQAEWAMLAGRNLVLQDYASGSRLLVDAALQQLSIKVQVVQEIGHPATLFPMVEAGIGISILPALALPLPSGRKLAVRRLYPEINRHLMLIKRKNRSLTPAAEAIWQEVRQQASLLAQQRALKPAF; this is encoded by the coding sequence ATGAATTACACCTTACGTCAGCTACGCACCTTTGTTGCGGTGGCACAGCAGGGGAGCTTTAGCCAGGCAGGACAGGCCATTGGCCTCAGCCAGTCTGCGGTGAGCCACAGTATTAAAGAGCTTGAAGCCGAAATGGGGGTGCGATTACTCGATCGCACCACGCGAGAGGTGATGTTAACGGAAGCGGGGCACCAACTGGCATCACGCATTGAGCGGCTGTTGGAAGAGTTAAACACCACGGTGTTGGATGTGCGCAGCTATGGGGAACAGCGCAGCGGCACGGTGCGGGTGGCCGCGAGTCAGACCCCTTCGGCAAACCTGATGCCGCAATGTTTAGCGGGCAGTCAGCAACGTTATCCGGATATTCGTGTGATTTTGCACGACCGCGCGCAGCAGTCGGTGCTACAGAGCGTACGTAATGCGGAAGTCGATTTTGGTATTGTTATCGGACCGCTGGCGGAAGCCGATTTTGATGCCGAAGATATTTTGCAAGAGCCGTTTTTACTGTTGTGCCACCAGGACGATGTGCTGGCGCAGGTGGAGCAAGCCGAGTGGGCGATGTTAGCGGGGCGCAATCTGGTGTTACAGGATTATGCTTCCGGCAGTCGCTTACTGGTGGATGCGGCTTTGCAGCAGTTATCCATAAAGGTGCAGGTGGTGCAGGAGATTGGTCACCCCGCCACGTTGTTTCCGATGGTGGAGGCGGGAATAGGCATCAGTATTTTGCCAGCGTTAGCGCTGCCACTGCCTTCAGGGCGCAAACTTGCAGTACGTCGACTCTATCCAGAGATCAATCGTCATCTGATGTTGATTAAACGAAAGAATCGGTCTTTGACCCCGGCCGCCGAAGCCATCTGGCAGGAGGTGCGCCAACAGGCAAGCCTGCTGGCGCAACAACGCGCACTCAAACCGGCGTTTTAG
- a CDS encoding YfeC-like transcriptional regulator → MKKEWLTPEELALETGYSRQTVNKWIKRENWTTTPKPGVQGGKARLIHIDERVKSFIQSTRHVNEPVANYGAQQNTLPALLINSVQQMTTGEQDQLAALLLREGISGVLERLGIKEE, encoded by the coding sequence GTGAAAAAGGAATGGCTCACCCCCGAAGAGCTCGCGCTGGAAACGGGCTACAGTCGGCAGACCGTGAATAAATGGATCAAGCGAGAGAACTGGACAACCACGCCTAAACCGGGTGTTCAGGGCGGTAAAGCGCGATTAATCCACATTGACGAGCGTGTGAAAAGTTTTATCCAGTCCACGCGTCATGTGAACGAACCGGTGGCCAATTACGGTGCTCAACAAAATACGTTGCCTGCGTTATTAATAAATTCTGTCCAGCAAATGACAACAGGCGAACAAGACCAACTGGCCGCCCTGCTGCTGCGCGAAGGGATAAGTGGTGTGCTGGAACGGCTAGGCATTAAAGAAGAATAA
- a CDS encoding DUF3820 family protein — protein MEKHQLVEIANMAMLFGKYKGRMLIDLPEEYLLWFARKNEFPAGKLGDLMQLTLAIKIEGLEGLVKPLKRSE, from the coding sequence ATGGAGAAACATCAGTTGGTGGAAATCGCCAACATGGCGATGCTCTTTGGTAAGTACAAAGGCCGTATGTTGATCGATTTACCTGAAGAGTATTTGCTGTGGTTTGCGCGCAAAAACGAGTTTCCCGCAGGCAAGTTAGGTGACCTGATGCAACTGACGCTGGCGATTAAAATTGAAGGATTAGAGGGGTTGGTTAAACCCCTCAAGCGCAGTGAATAG
- a CDS encoding bile acid:sodium symporter family protein, translating to MGFLRLDPMMVKLIITVLLASFIPAKGGFVDFFEYLTTAAIALLFFMHGAKLSREKIIAGSSHWRLHLWIMCSTFVVFPILGLLLVWWHPVNVGAEIYTGFIYLCILPATVQSAIAFTSMAGGNVAAAVCAASASSLLGVFVSPLLVNLVMNVHSDAPSNGLEQIGKIMLQLLVPFVIGHLSRRWIGGWIEKHRSLIGKTDQTSILLVVYSAFSEAVVNGIWHRVGVDTLLWILVGSVVILFVALAINLGASRLFGFSRADEIVVLFCGSKKSLANGVPMANILFPASSVGIIVLPLMIFHQVQLMVCSFIAQRYKAGNEKRLAQQQVETQKS from the coding sequence ATGGGATTTTTACGACTCGACCCAATGATGGTCAAACTCATCATCACCGTGCTGCTGGCAAGCTTTATTCCGGCCAAAGGCGGTTTTGTTGATTTCTTTGAGTATCTGACCACCGCCGCCATTGCCCTGCTGTTCTTTATGCACGGTGCCAAGTTATCTCGCGAAAAAATCATTGCAGGCAGTAGCCACTGGCGTTTGCATCTGTGGATTATGTGCAGCACCTTTGTGGTATTCCCGATTCTGGGTTTGCTGCTGGTGTGGTGGCATCCGGTTAACGTTGGTGCGGAGATTTACACCGGCTTCATCTATCTGTGTATTCTGCCCGCGACTGTTCAGTCAGCCATTGCCTTCACCTCCATGGCGGGCGGTAACGTCGCCGCTGCGGTCTGTGCAGCATCGGCTTCCAGTTTGCTCGGCGTATTTGTTTCGCCGCTGCTGGTCAATCTGGTGATGAATGTGCACAGCGATGCGCCGAGTAATGGTCTCGAACAGATTGGCAAAATCATGCTGCAACTGTTAGTGCCGTTCGTGATTGGTCACTTGTCTCGTCGCTGGATTGGCGGCTGGATAGAGAAGCATCGCAGCCTGATTGGCAAAACTGACCAGACTTCAATCCTGCTGGTGGTCTATTCCGCCTTCAGTGAAGCGGTTGTGAACGGCATCTGGCATCGCGTGGGCGTGGATACGCTGCTGTGGATTCTGGTGGGCAGCGTGGTGATTCTGTTTGTCGCGCTGGCAATTAACCTTGGGGCTTCGCGTCTGTTTGGTTTCAGCCGGGCTGATGAAATCGTGGTGCTGTTCTGTGGTTCGAAGAAAAGTCTGGCTAATGGTGTACCGATGGCCAACATTCTGTTCCCGGCCAGTTCGGTGGGGATTATCGTACTGCCGTTGATGATCTTCCATCAGGTGCAGTTGATGGTGTGTTCCTTTATTGCCCAACGCTACAAGGCAGGCAATGAGAAGCGGCTGGCGCAGCAGCAAGTGGAAACGCAAAAATCCTAA
- the gltX gene encoding glutamate--tRNA ligase, whose product MKIKTRFAPSPTGYLHVGGARTALYSWLYARHNKGEFVLRIEDTDLERSTPEAIEAIMDGMHWLNLQWDEGPYYQTKRFDRYNAVIDEMVEAGSAYKCYCSKERLEALREEQMAKGEKPRYDGRCRDSHEHHAADEPCVVRFRNPQEGSVIFDDQIRGPIEFSNQELDDLIIRRTDGSPTYNFCVVVDDWDMGITHVIRGEDHINNTPRQINILKAIGAEVPTYAHVSMILGDDSKKLSKRHGAVGVMQYRDDGYLPEALLNYLVRLGWSHGDQEIFSVAEMAELFTLDAVSKSASAFNTEKLQWLNHHYINTLPPEYVATQLQWHIEQQNIDTRTGPELAKLVTLLGERCKTLVEIAASCRYFYEEFDAFDADAAKKHLRPVARQPLEVVRDKLAALSDSEWNAENVHNAIQGAADALELGMGKVGMPLRVAVTGAGQSPALDVTVEAIGRSRSVARIEKALAFIAEREAQA is encoded by the coding sequence ATGAAAATCAAAACTCGCTTCGCACCCAGCCCCACTGGCTACCTGCATGTGGGCGGTGCCCGTACTGCTCTCTATTCCTGGCTGTATGCTCGCCATAACAAGGGCGAATTCGTTCTGCGTATCGAAGATACCGATTTAGAACGTTCTACGCCGGAAGCCATTGAAGCCATCATGGATGGTATGCACTGGCTTAACCTGCAATGGGATGAGGGCCCGTACTATCAGACGAAGCGCTTTGATCGTTACAACGCGGTCATTGATGAAATGGTAGAGGCTGGCTCTGCTTATAAATGCTATTGCTCAAAAGAGCGTTTAGAAGCTCTGCGTGAAGAACAGATGGCGAAAGGTGAGAAGCCACGCTATGACGGTCGTTGCCGTGACAGCCACGAGCATCACGCTGCGGATGAGCCATGTGTGGTGCGTTTCCGTAACCCGCAAGAAGGTTCGGTGATTTTCGATGACCAAATCCGTGGTCCGATCGAATTCAGTAACCAAGAGCTGGATGATTTGATCATTCGTCGTACTGATGGTTCGCCAACCTATAACTTCTGCGTCGTGGTGGATGACTGGGATATGGGCATCACCCATGTTATTCGTGGTGAGGACCATATTAATAACACGCCGCGCCAGATTAATATCCTGAAAGCGATTGGCGCTGAAGTGCCTACCTATGCGCACGTGTCTATGATTCTGGGTGATGACAGCAAGAAGCTGTCGAAGCGTCATGGCGCGGTAGGGGTGATGCAGTATCGTGATGACGGCTATCTGCCGGAAGCGCTGCTCAACTATCTGGTTCGCCTGGGTTGGTCGCATGGCGATCAGGAAATTTTCAGCGTGGCAGAAATGGCCGAGCTGTTTACCCTGGATGCAGTCAGCAAATCAGCCAGTGCTTTCAACACTGAAAAACTGCAGTGGCTGAACCATCACTATATAAATACGCTGCCGCCAGAATACGTGGCGACGCAGCTGCAGTGGCACATTGAACAGCAAAATATTGATACCCGCACCGGCCCGGAACTGGCGAAGCTGGTGACGCTGTTGGGTGAGCGCTGCAAAACGCTGGTCGAGATCGCGGCTTCTTGCCGTTACTTCTATGAAGAGTTCGACGCCTTTGATGCGGATGCGGCCAAGAAACACTTGCGTCCTGTTGCGCGTCAGCCGCTGGAAGTGGTACGTGATAAGCTGGCTGCGCTTAGTGACAGCGAGTGGAATGCGGAAAACGTGCATAACGCGATTCAGGGCGCAGCCGATGCACTGGAGCTGGGAATGGGCAAAGTGGGTATGCCACTGCGTGTGGCGGTGACGGGCGCAGGCCAGTCTCCGGCACTGGATGTCACCGTTGAAGCCATTGGTCGCAGCCGTAGCGTGGCGCGTATTGAAAAAGCGCTGGCATTTATTGCTGAGCGTGAAGCCCAGGCTTAA
- a CDS encoding formate/nitrite transporter family protein: MSLHTPKEIAQLAIQAGVAKSRLPVSTLLILGFMAGAFIATGFLLDLHVINQLPAEWGSFGGFLGAAVFPVGLILTVLAGGELLTGNMMTMPIAWFARRISGFSVLRNWFWVTIANFLGSVAVAWFFGHMLGMTEGDYLKKTVAIAHAKVNADFLHAFISGIGCNWLVCLAVWLAFASKDMVGKIFGMWFPVMAFVAIGFQHVIANMFIVPAAIFAGQMSWAEFAPNVIAVFLGNGVGGAIFVGLTYFLAFRPEQPSVSEAQ; this comes from the coding sequence ATGTCGCTGCATACACCAAAAGAGATCGCCCAACTGGCGATTCAAGCTGGCGTGGCTAAAAGCCGTTTGCCGGTTTCTACCTTGTTAATTCTTGGCTTTATGGCCGGTGCATTTATTGCCACTGGTTTCCTGCTCGATCTGCACGTTATCAACCAACTCCCTGCTGAATGGGGTTCGTTTGGTGGCTTCCTCGGCGCAGCCGTGTTCCCGGTGGGTCTGATCCTCACCGTGTTAGCCGGTGGCGAACTGCTGACCGGCAACATGATGACGATGCCGATTGCCTGGTTCGCTCGCCGCATCAGCGGTTTTAGCGTGCTGCGTAACTGGTTCTGGGTCACTATCGCCAACTTCTTAGGCAGCGTGGCCGTGGCGTGGTTCTTTGGCCACATGCTGGGTATGACCGAAGGCGATTACCTGAAGAAAACCGTGGCGATTGCCCACGCGAAAGTGAATGCCGACTTCTTGCATGCGTTCATTTCAGGTATTGGCTGCAACTGGCTGGTGTGTCTGGCTGTTTGGTTAGCTTTTGCCAGTAAAGATATGGTCGGTAAAATCTTTGGCATGTGGTTCCCGGTGATGGCATTCGTCGCCATTGGCTTCCAGCACGTCATCGCCAACATGTTTATTGTGCCTGCTGCTATTTTTGCGGGCCAAATGAGTTGGGCAGAATTTGCGCCAAACGTGATTGCCGTTTTCCTCGGCAACGGCGTCGGCGGTGCAATTTTTGTTGGCCTCACCTATTTCCTCGCTTTCCGTCCAGAACAGCCTTCCGTTAGCGAAGCACAGTAA
- a CDS encoding rhodanese homology domain-containing protein, whose amino-acid sequence MSKTTFPLRPAAEILEALRQQQEVAIVDVRDEALYATAHPLFAVNIPLSKLELELLDRIPQHSTSITLYDNGEGLAQAAAERIAALGYSNVALLKEDLAGWQAAGGELFIDVNSPSKAFGELVEHHNHTPSLSADEVHALINSDADVVVLDARRFDEYQTMSIPGATSVPGGELVLRVRDLAPSPETTVIVNCAGRTRSIIGTQSLVNAGIRNPVFALRNGTIGWTLAGHALDKAQSRRYGETSETAQRQAANNARNLADRAGVERIPLATLKRWQQEPRTTYVFDVRDAEEYATGHLPGSRHVPGGQLVQETDHYASVRGARIVLIDDDGVRANMTASWLAQLGWQVSVLEELQPEDFSATGNWKPQVPAVEQPEFVSPQQLADWLGEGQTQVLDFTTRANHLNSHIPGAGWLLRSTLQQQGKGALPDARRYVLTCGSSLLAGYAVEQVAELTGKPVFVLEGGNAAWRAANLPTEQGEQQLLSPAIDRYRRPYEGTDIEPKVMQAYLDWEYGLVAQLDRDGTHGFRVLPLA is encoded by the coding sequence ATGAGTAAAACGACTTTCCCTCTCCGCCCGGCAGCGGAGATTCTTGAAGCGCTGCGTCAGCAGCAGGAAGTGGCGATTGTGGATGTGCGTGACGAAGCGCTGTACGCCACCGCACATCCGCTGTTTGCGGTGAATATTCCGCTCTCCAAACTGGAACTCGAACTGTTAGATCGCATCCCGCAGCACAGCACATCCATCACTTTATATGATAACGGCGAAGGTCTGGCGCAGGCAGCAGCCGAACGTATAGCCGCACTGGGCTACAGCAATGTGGCGCTGCTGAAAGAGGATTTAGCTGGCTGGCAAGCTGCAGGCGGCGAGCTGTTTATTGATGTCAATTCGCCGAGCAAAGCGTTCGGTGAACTGGTGGAACATCACAATCACACCCCTTCCCTGTCAGCGGATGAGGTGCACGCCCTGATCAACAGCGATGCCGATGTGGTGGTGCTGGATGCCCGCCGCTTTGATGAATATCAGACCATGAGCATTCCCGGTGCCACCAGCGTACCGGGCGGTGAGCTGGTGTTGCGCGTGCGCGATCTCGCCCCTTCGCCGGAAACCACTGTGATTGTGAACTGTGCGGGACGTACGCGCAGCATCATTGGTACCCAGTCGTTGGTGAATGCCGGGATTCGCAATCCGGTATTCGCACTGCGTAACGGGACCATCGGTTGGACGCTGGCGGGACATGCGCTGGATAAAGCCCAGTCGCGTCGCTACGGTGAGACCAGCGAAACCGCACAGCGCCAGGCCGCGAATAATGCACGTAATCTTGCCGATCGTGCCGGCGTTGAACGTATTCCGCTGGCAACCTTGAAGCGCTGGCAGCAGGAGCCACGTACTACTTACGTATTTGATGTGCGCGATGCCGAGGAGTACGCCACGGGCCATCTGCCTGGCAGCCGCCACGTGCCAGGGGGACAGCTGGTGCAGGAGACCGACCACTATGCCAGCGTACGCGGCGCGCGCATTGTATTGATTGATGACGACGGCGTACGCGCCAATATGACAGCCTCCTGGCTGGCGCAGCTTGGCTGGCAGGTTTCAGTGTTAGAAGAGTTGCAGCCAGAGGATTTCAGTGCAACCGGCAACTGGAAACCCCAGGTGCCAGCCGTCGAACAGCCAGAATTTGTTTCGCCTCAGCAGCTCGCGGACTGGCTGGGCGAGGGGCAAACGCAAGTACTGGATTTCACCACGCGCGCCAATCATCTCAACAGCCATATTCCCGGCGCGGGCTGGCTACTGCGTTCAACGCTGCAACAGCAAGGCAAAGGTGCATTACCCGATGCACGACGCTATGTTCTGACCTGCGGCAGCAGCCTGTTAGCCGGTTATGCTGTCGAGCAGGTCGCTGAGTTGACCGGCAAGCCGGTGTTTGTGCTGGAAGGGGGTAACGCGGCCTGGCGTGCAGCAAACCTTCCGACCGAACAAGGCGAGCAACAGTTACTGTCACCGGCTATTGATCGCTATCGTCGCCCGTATGAAGGCACGGATATCGAACCGAAGGTGATGCAGGCGTATCTGGATTGGGAGTATGGTCTGGTCGCGCAACTGGACCGCGATGGTACGCACGGTTTCAGGGTATTGCCGTTGGCTTAA
- a CDS encoding LLM class flavin-dependent oxidoreductase: MSIQFLGMIGHRLASEIIPASGPLFDKDYIARFARAHEEAGFDRILVGYWSDQPDGFLVTAHAAAHTSTLKFLLAHRPGFVAPTLAARKLASLDHLTDGRLAVHIISGGSDVEQRRDGDFLNKAERYARSDEFLTVLKQSLESSRPYDHQGQFYQAEQAFSAIKPLQKKLPVYFGGSSQEAIDVAARHADVFALWGEPLKGAEETVRSVRAAAAQQGREIDFNISFRPIIGKTEKEAWERAEHIRETAEKQLRETGFAFGKPKPQSVGAQRLLAAANEGDRLDKVLWTGVAKLVQGGYNSTALVGTADQVSDALLDYYRLGIHSVLIRGFDPLNDAVEYGQELIPLTREKVAVHTAAVKRSA, translated from the coding sequence ATGAGCATTCAATTTCTTGGCATGATTGGCCACCGCCTCGCTTCAGAAATCATCCCGGCCAGCGGCCCGCTGTTCGATAAAGACTACATCGCTCGCTTTGCCCGCGCCCATGAAGAAGCCGGTTTTGATCGTATCCTGGTCGGCTATTGGTCCGATCAACCCGACGGTTTTTTGGTCACGGCCCACGCTGCGGCCCACACCTCGACATTGAAATTCCTGCTGGCACATCGCCCTGGTTTTGTCGCACCAACGTTGGCCGCGCGTAAGCTGGCCTCGCTGGATCATCTCACCGATGGCCGCCTGGCGGTGCACATCATCAGCGGTGGCAGCGATGTAGAGCAGCGCCGCGATGGGGATTTCCTGAATAAAGCCGAACGCTATGCACGCAGCGATGAGTTTCTGACCGTGTTGAAACAGAGTCTGGAATCTTCACGGCCCTACGATCATCAAGGTCAGTTCTATCAGGCTGAACAGGCATTTTCGGCGATTAAACCGCTGCAGAAAAAACTGCCGGTCTATTTTGGTGGTTCATCGCAGGAAGCGATTGATGTTGCGGCGCGCCACGCCGACGTATTTGCACTGTGGGGCGAGCCATTAAAAGGGGCTGAAGAGACGGTGCGCAGCGTGCGTGCCGCTGCGGCTCAGCAGGGACGTGAAATCGACTTCAATATTTCCTTCCGCCCGATTATCGGCAAAACCGAGAAGGAAGCCTGGGAGCGTGCCGAGCATATCCGCGAAACGGCCGAAAAACAGCTGCGCGAAACCGGCTTTGCCTTTGGTAAACCCAAACCGCAAAGCGTGGGTGCGCAACGCCTGCTGGCCGCCGCGAACGAAGGGGATCGACTGGATAAGGTGCTGTGGACCGGCGTGGCCAAACTGGTTCAGGGCGGCTACAACTCTACCGCGCTGGTCGGCACCGCCGATCAGGTCTCTGATGCGCTGCTGGACTACTATCGCCTTGGTATTCACAGCGTGTTAATTCGCGGCTTCGATCCACTCAATGATGCGGTGGAGTATGGTCAGGAACTGATTCCCCTGACGCGTGAAAAAGTGGCCGTGCATACTGCTGCGGTTAAAAGGAGCGCCTGA